TGTATGATCACTTAATAGTTGCAGATGAGAATTTAAAACCTTCTGAAGGACAATTGGCAAAAGATTATTCTTTAAGTAAAGATGGTACTGAATTGATATTCAATTTAAGAGATGATATTTACTGGCATGATGGAGAAAAAATCACTCCACAAGACATTAAATGGAGTATAGAATATTCTTTAAAAACTGCTGTATTAAATCAAGTATTTATTAATACTTTCAAAGCTATAAAAGGTAGTGACGCTTATATAGATAAAACGGCTGAATCAATAGATGGTATAGTTATCGATGGTAACAAAATAACTATTACGTTTAATAAAGTAGCACCAGATGCATTATTAACTTTCACACAATTTGCACCATTACCTGAGAAATATTTTAAAGATGTTGATCCATTAAGGTTCCAACAAGCAGAATACTTCCAAAAACCTATTGGATCTGGTCCATTTAAAATAGGGGAAGTAAGCATGAATGATTATGCTACTTTAGTACCATTTGATAAGTACTACAATGGAGTGCCTAAATATGATATTCAATTAACTCCAAGCCCTGGGGACAGTGATCCTAACTTAGTTAACAATGCAAAATCAAACATGTTAGATTTTGGATACACTAAGACTGTTTCCGATATTAAAGCACTTAAAGACTCTAAAGACGTTACATTAAATAAAGTTGATGTTAGATATACTCGTTTATTATATGTAAATAAATTTAATAAAAAAGATGGAACAAAATCTCCACTTTCTGATGTAAGAGTACGACAAGCCCTTAAATATGGTATTGATATGAATACTATATCTAAAAGCTTATATGATGGAACAGTAATTCCAGCAAACAGCTTAACTCCAGATGGACCTGATAAAGTTGAAGGATTAGAAAATTATGATTATAATCCAACAAAGGCTAAAGAATTATTAGCTCAAGCAGGTTGGGATCCAAATTATACATTAAATGTTGTTTACTATTACACAGATCAATTAACAGTTGATCTTATGACTACAATTCAATCTCAACTAAAAGAAATTGGTGTTAATATGAAATTTAAATTAGTTGAAGGCGACTTAGCTTCAATACTTTGGAAAGCACCAGCTGATCAAAAGAACGGCCCAAGTGCTGTAGATTGGGATATGGCTTATGCAGCTAATGCAGCATTATCAATGCATGAATACTATGACAGATATAGAGAAGGTTCACCATCAAACTCTCATACTCCAGCAGATGAAAAATTAAATGCATTAATTGATGCAACAAATTCTTCTATGGATACTGAAGTACAAAAAAATGCATTCTTCGAATTACAAAAGTATGAAAATGAAACATTGTTTAGTATTCCACTATATTATCAACCAATTTATGTAATCCAAAGTAATAAAGTAGATACTGGTATTGAAAAATATGGTAATCCTCAATTTAACTACAACTGGAATATTCAAAATTGGACACTTAAATAAAATTTTAAACATAACAAAAAATAAATGGTGAACTGATTAAATTCAGTTCACCAAGTCTCAAAAAAGGAGGAAAATATGTTAAAGTTTACCGTAAAAAGATTACTCAGTTTAATTCCCATGGTATTTGTAATAACATTCATTATATACTTTGCCCTTGATTTAACACCAGGAGATGCAGTATCGCATATGATTAGTCCAGAAATGTTAGCAAATGTTGATGCTTCAAAGCTGGATGAAATTCGTGCATCTTATGGATTGAATGATCCATTTCTAATTCGTTATTTTAAATGGCTTGGTCAGCTACTAACAGGTAATTTTGGATATAGTTTAACTAGTGGGGTTCCTATAGCTGATGAGTTAAAGAAATTAATACCTGCAACTTTAGAATTATCAATAGCTGCATTATTAATATCAACAATACTTGGTAGTTTGTTAGGTCTAATCAGTGCAATTCGTCGTGGTACTATTGAAGAAGGTGTATTAACTGTAGCAGGAATGATTGGGGTATCTATTCCAGAATTCTTCTTTGGTATGGTTATGATATTAATTTTTGCACTGAATTTAGATTGGCTTCCAGTAGGAGGACGTATGGCACCAGGGAAAAAAGAATTCTTTGACCGCATTCAATACTTAATTATGCCAGCACTTGTTTTAGGAATATCTTTAACAGCTGGAGTTATGAGATATTCTCGTTCAAGTATGTTAGATACAATGAACAAAGAGTATATCCGTACAGCAAGAAGTAAGGGTTTACCAGAATGGCGTGTAAATTTAGTTCATGGATTTAGAGTAGCTTTAACACCTGTAATAGTTTTAGTAGGATTTAGACTACCTACATTGATTGGAGGATCAGTTGTTATTGAAACAATCTTTAGATGGCCAGGCGTTGGTAGTGCGTTTGCTACAGCAATTCGTGCTCAAAACTACTCGTTAGTTATGATGATTGCATTGTTCTCAGTAATTGCAGTTTTACTTGCAAGTTTAATCGTAGATGTTGCAACAGCTTTACTTGACCCACGTGTTAAGTTAGATTAGGAGGGTACTATGGCAGAATTAAATGTAAAAAGAAGTAAATTTGATCGTAAACTTGATAAAATTAAAGAATTAGAAGAGTCAGGACAATTAAAAAATCAAAATGTCAATCGTACACTAAGAAAATTTCTTAATAATAAACTAGCTCTTGCTGGAGCAGGGATATTTATAATTATTTTGGTAGCTTCAATATTGGCACCACTGCTAACTTCATATGATCCTCTTAAAGCAGACATGAATAGTGTATTACAATCACCATCAGCAAATCACTTTTTTGGAACGGATAAAGTTGGAAGAGATGTATTCTCAAGAGTTTTATATGGTGGAAGAATCTCAATATTCATTGGTTTAGGTAGTGCACTTGGTTGTGCCCTTATAGGTGTATTACTTGGTTGTTATGGAGGATATAAAGGTGGATGGTTTGATAAAATAGTATTACATATTTCAGAAGTATTTATGTCATTTCCACAACTAGTTCTTGTATTACTACTTGTAACAATACTTGGACAAAGTTTAACAAACTTAATTGTAATATTTATTTTAACTGGATGGGGTAGCGTATACCGTATGGCTCGTTCGCAAATATTAACAATTCGTGAAGAAGAATATGTACAATCACTTAAAGCTTTTGGACTAAATGAATTTCTAATATGTTATAAACACATGTTACCAAATGCAATTGGGCCAATAGTTGTTAATATAACATTAAGTACAGCAATGTTTATTTTACAAGAAGCATCATTAAGTTTCTTAGGATTAGGAGTTCCATTAGAAATAGCAACTTGGGGTAATATCCTAAATGCTGCACAAGATATGTTTACATTACAAAATAACTGGTGGTTATGGTTGCCTGTCGGCATAACAATTTCATTATTTGTTATGGGCATAAACTTTCTTGGTGATGGTATTCGTGATACTACAGATCCAACACAACAAGGTTAGGAGGTAAAGATATGGAAGATAGACCTATTATTTCGGTAAAAAACTTAAAAACGTACTTTTATACTAATCAAAGATGTAATAAAGCAATCAATGGAGTGTCTTTCCAAGTAAAGAAAGGTAAAACCCTTTGTGTTGTAGGAGAATCTGGTTGTGGTAAGAGCGTAACAGCATCGTCAATTATGCAGTTATTGCCAAAACTTTCTCGTATTGAACAAGGCGAGATTATATATCATGGTGACAAAGGTGATATAAGAATAGATAAGTTAGAGAGAAATGGTAAAGAAATGCGCCATTTAAGAGGACAGGATATTGCAATGATATTCCAAGATCCTATGACAGCATTGAATCCTGTATATACAATAGGATATCAAATAATGGAAAATATTCTTTCTCATGAAAAAGTAACTAAGAAAGAAGCTTACGATAGAGCACTAAAATTATTAATAGATATGGGAATCCCTTTTCCAGAACAAAGAATTAATGAGTATCCACATCAATTTTCAGGTGGTATGCGTCAAAGGGCAATGATAGCACTAGCTATGAGTTGTAATC
The DNA window shown above is from Clostridium beijerinckii and carries:
- a CDS encoding ABC transporter substrate-binding protein → MKNKKMVALLLTGIMSLSLIGCGGANKGSNGSAEATNIMYSNGGPVEFFETPWLNPGSYTYSKVLYDHLIVADENLKPSEGQLAKDYSLSKDGTELIFNLRDDIYWHDGEKITPQDIKWSIEYSLKTAVLNQVFINTFKAIKGSDAYIDKTAESIDGIVIDGNKITITFNKVAPDALLTFTQFAPLPEKYFKDVDPLRFQQAEYFQKPIGSGPFKIGEVSMNDYATLVPFDKYYNGVPKYDIQLTPSPGDSDPNLVNNAKSNMLDFGYTKTVSDIKALKDSKDVTLNKVDVRYTRLLYVNKFNKKDGTKSPLSDVRVRQALKYGIDMNTISKSLYDGTVIPANSLTPDGPDKVEGLENYDYNPTKAKELLAQAGWDPNYTLNVVYYYTDQLTVDLMTTIQSQLKEIGVNMKFKLVEGDLASILWKAPADQKNGPSAVDWDMAYAANAALSMHEYYDRYREGSPSNSHTPADEKLNALIDATNSSMDTEVQKNAFFELQKYENETLFSIPLYYQPIYVIQSNKVDTGIEKYGNPQFNYNWNIQNWTLK
- a CDS encoding peptide ABC transporter permease, whose protein sequence is MLKFTVKRLLSLIPMVFVITFIIYFALDLTPGDAVSHMISPEMLANVDASKLDEIRASYGLNDPFLIRYFKWLGQLLTGNFGYSLTSGVPIADELKKLIPATLELSIAALLISTILGSLLGLISAIRRGTIEEGVLTVAGMIGVSIPEFFFGMVMILIFALNLDWLPVGGRMAPGKKEFFDRIQYLIMPALVLGISLTAGVMRYSRSSMLDTMNKEYIRTARSKGLPEWRVNLVHGFRVALTPVIVLVGFRLPTLIGGSVVIETIFRWPGVGSAFATAIRAQNYSLVMMIALFSVIAVLLASLIVDVATALLDPRVKLD
- a CDS encoding peptide ABC transporter permease, with product MAELNVKRSKFDRKLDKIKELEESGQLKNQNVNRTLRKFLNNKLALAGAGIFIIILVASILAPLLTSYDPLKADMNSVLQSPSANHFFGTDKVGRDVFSRVLYGGRISIFIGLGSALGCALIGVLLGCYGGYKGGWFDKIVLHISEVFMSFPQLVLVLLLVTILGQSLTNLIVIFILTGWGSVYRMARSQILTIREEEYVQSLKAFGLNEFLICYKHMLPNAIGPIVVNITLSTAMFILQEASLSFLGLGVPLEIATWGNILNAAQDMFTLQNNWWLWLPVGITISLFVMGINFLGDGIRDTTDPTQQG
- a CDS encoding peptide ABC transporter ATP-binding protein — encoded protein: MEDRPIISVKNLKTYFYTNQRCNKAINGVSFQVKKGKTLCVVGESGCGKSVTASSIMQLLPKLSRIEQGEIIYHGDKGDIRIDKLERNGKEMRHLRGQDIAMIFQDPMTALNPVYTIGYQIMENILSHEKVTKKEAYDRALKLLIDMGIPFPEQRINEYPHQFSGGMRQRAMIALAMSCNPKVLIADEPTTALDVTIQAQIFELMDKLKRDYDTAILLITHDMGVVAELADEVAVMYMGNIIESGTAREVLKTSAHPYTEALLKSIPILGKGREQELHPIKGSTPDPFDRPIGCQFAPRCNYACEKCNTMPGEEMTSGTHMVRCWNHKEVMKNGNK